The segment GCGTCCTGTTCGCCAAATGACAAAGAACGGTCGGCCTGAATGTTGAAGAGTCCGCGTTCGGCCGTCTGATCGGCGAACGAGCCGTTACCGTTGCTCTCCAGAAATCGGCCGACGCCATGACTGCTTAGCACGATCCCTCGCTGAATATACGAGATCAAATCGCCGGCCCAGTAGAGGTCGAGCAATCCGCGGTTATCCGCATCGATCCATGTCGCACCGAATCCGAACTCGGTCCCCGAAAGCCCTCCGCCTCCGATTGCGTTGGAGGGCGGCAGCGGCCCGGAAGCCGTGACGCCGGTTGTCGCCGTGACGTCGACGAGCACGCCGGCGTCGTTTCGCAGGAGCCGATGAAAAAAAGCACCGTTGGGCAGCGTGTGCGCGCTGGCAATCGAATTCGGGGCGAACGCCTGCGTAAAGTCGCAGCCGACATTGGTTACGAAATAGTCGATGTCACCGTCGCCGTCGTAATCGCCGCTGGCCATGCCCATCCAGCCGCCGTGCCTGTTGAGGAGATCCACCTGTCGGGAGGAGAATGCCATATTGCCGTCATTGTGAAGATAGTCGATGCCGCCCGGGATATCGTGCAGATAAAAGATGTCGAGTCGGCCGTCTCCGTCCACGTCCGACAAGTGAACGACAAATGTCCCGGGAATAAATGTCTGGTTCGCGGTATCGGGAGAAAAGCCGTTTTGCTTTCCGCCCTCGATATCAGTGCCCGTGATGCGCTGATATTGGGCCGTGCCGTTGACGATCCCCGCGCACCGCCAGATCTCGTTTGGCTGGGTTTCGTAGATCGGCACCAGAAACAGCCCGACGACCGAAATGTCATATCGTCCGATGACGATATCGAGCAGGCCGTCGTTATCCAGGTCGCCGATGCCGAAACCCATCGCCGGCGCGTCGCTTGTCAACCCGGACTCCTGCGGCATCACCTGCCGAAATGTCACTGCGCCGGCGCCGTTGGCCCCGTTGTTGAGCATCATGATCGGTCCGGCAACGGTACTTGGCGGGAGGTCAAACTTCTGCCTGCCCAGGAGCAGGTCCAGCCATCCGTCGTTATTAAAGTCGCCGACGGCGCAGGCCGCGCAGTTATCTGCAACGAACGCGACGCCGGCCTCGGCGGCGACGTCGA is part of the Planctomycetia bacterium genome and harbors:
- a CDS encoding CRTAC1 family protein, which translates into the protein MTYHSILRSRIVLTLITLLFAIPLVLLVVSPGCQPGLTELLARTFAGPKAFLDATDRLGTAVTPRGWGGLAAFDYDNDGDIDLLLPGGAGAANSLLRNDGQAGFVDVAAEAGVAFVADNCAACAVGDFNNDGWLDLLLGRQKFDLPPSTVAGPIMMLNNGANGAGAVTFRQVMPQESGLTSDAPAMGFGIGDLDNDGLLDIVIGRYDISVVGLFLVPIYETQPNEIWRCAGIVNGTAQYQRITGTDIEGGKQNGFSPDTANQTFIPGTFVVHLSDVDGDGRLDIFYLHDIPGGIDYLHNDGNMAFSSRQVDLLNRHGGWMGMASGDYDGDGDIDYFVTNVGCDFTQAFAPNSIASAHTLPNGAFFHRLLRNDAGVLVDVTATTGVTASGPLPPSNAIGGGGLSGTEFGFGATWIDADNRGLLDLYWAGDLISYIQRGIVLSSHGVGRFLESNGNGSFADQTAERGLFNIQADRSLSFGEQDAARAVVTEDLNGDGFQDLIVVNSSVFGTPNPKHRIFLNAGVAGNHSITVKLQGGASNRFGIGARVTVTTGGRTLIREVLSSVSAFAGVQPQAHFGIGSATVIDELKVRWPSGNVSTLNNVAADQVLSVVEP